A region from the Francisella orientalis FNO12 genome encodes:
- a CDS encoding glycosyltransferase family 2 protein: MNSKKSTCNANVRYCDNYPLVSICCTAYNQEKYIEKALEGFLSQETDFPFEIIISDDCSTDRTTEILNNYLEQYPNIIRLVYQQQNQYSKGALPIRDFILPVVRGKYIALCEGDDYWTDSTKLQLQVDFLEHNPEFMGCGHNTRFLINGELTDRLFVDSSNKKDSYKFDDFIDSAYFHTTSLVFRYDALKSQINEYLAKYSSVKRNDVYMLLVFSKFGPIKYIDKIMSVYRMNDGGIWSGADEQARLIMFLHGCVDFSYIFGDEYKDKFLYSFINTLSESINVTTSDFMSEVLKEFSIRDFKTIIKSFAKFKKRDNDTIKECSDYIDFLEKQVNDNSFKSMLIRLLKLRGIYNFFRRKA; this comes from the coding sequence TTGAACTCAAAGAAATCAACGTGTAATGCAAATGTTCGTTACTGCGATAATTATCCACTGGTAAGTATCTGTTGTACAGCATATAACCAAGAGAAATATATTGAAAAGGCTTTAGAGGGGTTTTTATCTCAAGAAACAGATTTTCCATTTGAAATAATTATAAGTGATGATTGCTCAACTGATAGGACTACAGAAATACTTAATAATTATCTTGAGCAATATCCAAATATTATTAGATTAGTTTATCAGCAACAAAATCAATACTCAAAAGGAGCTTTACCTATAAGAGACTTTATTTTACCTGTCGTTAGAGGTAAATATATAGCATTGTGTGAAGGAGATGATTATTGGACAGATTCTACCAAATTACAGCTGCAAGTTGATTTTTTGGAGCATAATCCTGAATTCATGGGCTGTGGTCATAATACAAGATTTTTAATCAATGGAGAATTGACAGATAGATTATTTGTGGATTCTAGCAATAAAAAAGATAGTTATAAATTCGATGATTTTATAGATTCTGCCTATTTTCATACGACATCTTTAGTTTTTAGATACGATGCACTTAAGAGTCAAATTAATGAATACCTTGCTAAATATTCATCTGTTAAACGTAATGATGTATATATGTTGTTGGTATTTTCAAAATTTGGGCCAATAAAGTATATAGATAAAATCATGTCTGTCTATAGAATGAATGACGGCGGTATATGGAGTGGTGCAGATGAACAAGCACGGCTAATTATGTTTTTGCACGGTTGTGTAGATTTTAGCTATATCTTTGGTGATGAGTATAAAGATAAATTTCTTTATTCATTCATCAATACATTAAGTGAAAGTATTAATGTTACTACTTCAGATTTCATGTCAGAAGTATTAAAAGAATTCTCAATAAGAGATTTTAAAACTATTATAAAGAGTTTTGCAAAATTTAAAAAAAGAGATAATGATACTATTAAAGAGTGTAGTGATTATATAGATTTTCTTGAAAAACAGGTAAATGATAATAGTTTTAAGTCAATGTTAATAAGGCTATTAAAATTAAGAGGAATTTACAATTTTTTCAGAAGGAAAGCTTAA